The following proteins come from a genomic window of Montipora foliosa isolate CH-2021 chromosome 2, ASM3666993v2, whole genome shotgun sequence:
- the LOC137991147 gene encoding uncharacterized protein translates to MVLKDTKQAGKLVADLSHLAHTYVSSYRPTTADLKKLRVLKEIRNNKNIVILKPDKGNGVVVLDRSDYDQGILKIINDASKFRPIKEDPTLLREGRLQRLLRKLKKDGHLDSEVYENIYPKGSQPARIYGLPKMHKDRGPNSAPPFRPIVSSIGTYNYNLAKYLCNLLSPHIPTEHCATDTFTFVQDIQSLSMFGKFMVSFDVESLFTNIPLGECIDLAVNYISEGNPDLKLSKSELRCLFKVATSQTHFLFNGSFYDQIDGVAMGSPLAPVLANLFMGHHEKLWLENFQGSKILFYRRYVDDTFCLFHSEHDAIIFFDYINSRHPNIRFTMEKEAHHKLPFLDVLVNNNDPNSLLTSVYRKKTFTGLLTNYFSFTSYSYKVGLIRTLVDRAYKINNTWPGLHEDITKLMDILKKNLFPAHLIERVVNRYVTGTLSNHSPRVSLPSSPTFYFKLPYIGHFSVVTQKRVRLLIKRYCNDLDIKLVFSSFKIGNLFGVKDPVPGGLRSCVVYKFACAGCNACYVGETTRHFSTRVREHLVSDRASHIFKHLENSEHCHALCSVDCFHILDHASTTFQLKIKEAFHIRREQLSLNQQLHHVNLKLSF, encoded by the coding sequence ATGGTGTTAAAAGACACCAAGCAGGCAGGAAAACTTGTTGCTGATCTCTCTCATTTAGCCCACACTTATGTCTCTTCATACCGTCCAACGACTGCAGACCTAAAAAAACTCAGGGTTCTTAAGGAAAtaagaaataacaaaaacattgtcattttaaaacctgACAAAGGGAATGGTGTGGTTGTCTTGGACCGATCGGATTACGACCAAGGCATTCTTAAAATCATCAATGACGCCTCTAAATTCCGGCCCATCAAAGAAGACCCCACTTTACTTAGAGAAGGTAGACTGCAACGTCTCCTccgaaaattaaagaaagatgGCCATCTTGATAGCGAAGTGTACGAGAACATCTATCCCAAGGGCTCCCAACCAGCAAGAATTTATGGCCTCCCCAAAATGCACAAGGATCGTGGACCCAACTCTGCTCCGCCATTCCGCCCTATAGTGTCTTCTATTGGAACTTACAATTATAACTTGGCTAAATATCTTTGCAATCTCTTATCGCCACATATTCCAACTGAACATTGTGCTACTGACACTTTCACTTTTGTACAGGACATTCAATCTTTATCTATGTTTGGCAAATTTATGGTTTCTTTTGATGTAGAAAGTCTCTTTACCAACATACCCCTTGGGGAGTGTATTGACCTAGCGGTCAATTACATTTCCGAGGGCAACCCTGACCTTAAGTTAAGTAAATCTGAACTTAGATGTCTCTTTAAAGTAGCTACCTCCCAGACCCATTTCTTGTTTAATGGCTCTTTCTATGACCAAATTGATGGCGTAGCCATGGGCTCTCCTCTTGCCCCCGTTCTAGCTAATCTTTTTATGGGGCATCATGAAAAACTGTGGTTGGAAAATTTTCAAGGctccaaaattttattttatcgtCGATATGTTGACGACACTTTCTGTTTATTTCACTCGGAACATGATGCCATTATATTTTTTGATTACATCAACTCTAGACACCCCAACATCAGGTTCACTATGGAAAAAGAAGCTCATCACAAATTACCCTTTTTAGATGTTCTAGTTAACAATAATGATCCCAATTCCCTTCTAACTAGTGTTTACCGTAAGAAAACCTTTACTGGTTTGTTAACCAATTATTTCAGTTTCACCTCGTACTCGTATAAAGTGGGTCTTATCAGGACTCTTGTTGACAGAGCCTACAAGATTAACAACACCTGGCCGGGGCTACACGAGGACATCACTAAGCTTATGGATATCctaaaaaagaatcttttccctgccCACTTAATTGAAAGGGTTGTCAACCGCTACGTTACTGGGACTCTAAGTAATCATAGTCCCCGGGTTTCCCTTCCCTCTTCACCTACATTCTATTTTAAGCTACCTTACATAGGTCATTTTTCTGTCGTCACCCAGAAAAGAGTTCGTCTCCTTATCAAGCGCTATTGTAATGATTTGGACattaaattagttttttcttcctttaagaTAGGCAATTTGTTTGGCGTGAAAGACCCTGtccctggcgggcttcgttcGTGTGTTGTATACAAGTTtgcatgtgcaggctgtaatgcctgttatgtcggcgaaacaacccggcatttttccacacgcgtgcgtgagcatttagtcagtgacagggcctctcacattttcaaacacttagagaattctgaacattgtcacGCCTTGTGTTCAGTGGACTGTTTTcacattttagatcacgcctctaccacgtttcaacttaagataaaagaggcatttCATATTCGAAGAGAACAActttctttgaatcaacaattgcatcacgtaaatctgaaattatctttttaa
- the LOC137989232 gene encoding solute carrier family 35 member G1-like — protein sequence MAAKIVPSVISRLRRKADSREQRLAETYARLELQEIIIRENGTISNQETPESLNNASCFITVTDNNYRPDDEHGDPSTASIVDRTRRKRFAITGICLAILSSLLISITGLMTKLADSIPSLEVSLMRLILQFVFSIPPTIFFRDKLVHPWRRIGFLILRGVIGAVALNLSVYTIKHMALADARVIFYTSPVYVAFLGRIFLKEKVSKFDFFATLMSLGGVVLIGRPSFLFGSLGKSSSSKQVWLPTLLAVAGSFCFACSIVITRKLSQEVSSRVVVFYSTMVATTVTFLPVLISGGIKYPDCGTYDAYYIIVSAAITYAGQLVGTKALSLEKASVVSLVRTIGIAFSFLLQLTVLGVAANGLSIGGAVLVLLCNVTIFIKTFLEQKNKVYIS from the coding sequence ATGGCCGCTAAAATTGTTCCTTCGGTCATATCGAGACTTCGTCGAAAAGCTGACAGCCGCGAACAACGCCTGGCTGAAACCTACGCGAGGCTTGAACTTCAAGAAATTATCATCAGAGAAAATGGTACTATCTCCAACCAGGAGACACCAGAATCTCTCAATAACGCAAGTTGCTTCATTACAGTTACGGATAATAATTACAGACCAGATGATGAACATGGAGACCCATCGACAGCCTCGATTGTTGACCGAACAAGGAGGAAACGGTTTGCTATCACAGGAATTTGTTTGGCCATTCTGTCTTCTCTCTTAATTTCCATCACTGGTTTAATGACTAAACTCGCTGACAGTATCCCCAGCCTGGAGGTCAGCTTGATGCGTTTAATTTTGCAGTTTGTGTTTTCGATTCCACCCACGATTTTTTTCCGGGATAAACTCGTTCACCCTTGGAGGAGAATTGGATTTTTAATTCTGCGTGGAGTTATTGGGGCTGTTGCACTGAATTTAAGTGTTTATACCATTAAACACATGGCTCTGGCTGACGCTAGAGTGATATTTTACACGTCTCCGGTATACGTTGCTTTTCTTGGAAGGATTTTCCTCAAGGAAAAAGTGAGcaagtttgatttttttgcGACATTGATGAGTTTGGGAGGTGTGGTGCTAATTGGAAGACCATCCTTCTTATTTGGGTCCCTTGGTAAAAGCTCTTCCTCCAAACAAGTCTGGTTGCCTACACTTCTTGCAGTAGCAggatctttttgttttgcatgtAGCATTGTGATAACCCGCAAACTGTCGCAAGAGGTATCAAGTAGAGTGGTGGTATTCTATTCAACAATGGTTGCAACTACCGTAACATTTTTGCCTGTGCTTATCTCTGGTGGAATAAAATATCCTGATTGTGGAACTTATGATGcttattatattattgtttcCGCAGCAATTACCTATGCTGGGCAGTTAGTAGGAACAAAGGCCCTGAGTCTGGAAAAAGCATCTGTGGTTTCTTTGGTACGCACAATAGGCATTGCATTCTCTTTTCTCCTACAGTTGACTGTTCTTGGTGTTGCTGCAAATGGACTCAGTATTGGTGGAGCTGTTCTAGTCTTGCTTTGTAATGTTACTATTTTTATCAAGACGTTTttagaacaaaagaataaagtcTACATTTCTTGA
- the LOC137991149 gene encoding melanocyte-stimulating hormone receptor-like produces MNVGQTEATFMANVITCILNLLLSPITCAGNFIIVYVIWKSRDLHSPFFFLLGCLAGADFLVGVICQPSLAARRIAELQGDPSLICPLSMLQSMSAWITGGVSLFILALVSIDRLLALTLHLRYNSIVTVSRMCFAVLLIWVAAATTYSLRFAVTNWKIIPLLWLLITFLVIAFCTYKIFHIVGKHRRQIREQNMVMNVGANASNELKCRKSAPMFFMSMVSILADNIIGYTRSVKIAYDFSTTAVFINSLWNPVVYCWRIREIRQAVKSVLRRPQQHYQTVEERSSHCVVRDRFHEK; encoded by the exons atgaaCGTGGGCCAAACGGAAGCAACATTTATGGCAAATGTTATTACGTGTATCCTGAACTTGCTGCTTTCTCCGATAACGTGTGCAGGAAATTTTATCATTGTATACGTGATTTGGAAGTCACGAGACCTTCattcgccatttttttttctgctgggtTGTCTCGCAGGTGCAGATTTCCTTGTGGGAGTGATCTGTCAGCCATCTTTGGCTGCTAGAAGAATAGCCGAACTTCAAGGAGATCCAAGCCTCATCTGTCCATTGAGCATGCTTCAGTCCATGAGTGCGTGGATAACAGGCGGCGTGTCTTTGTTCATTTTAGCGCTTGTGTCCATCGACCGTCTTCTTGCTCTCACACTTCATTTAAGATACAATTCCATTGTCACGGTTTCTCGCATGTGTTTCGCAGTTTTGCTAATATGGGTTGCCGCTGCAACTACTTACTCATTGAGGTTTGCAGTTACTAACTGGAAAATAATCCCGTTACTATGGCTGCTCATTACTTTTCTTGTCATTGCGTTCTGCACCTACAAAATATTCCATATCGTTGGAAAACATCGACGACAAATACGAGAGCAAAACATGGTCATGAACGTGGGTGCGAATGCGTCGAACGAGCTCAAATGCAGAAAATCAGCGCCAATGTTCTTTATGTCTATGGTTT CAATCCTTGCGGACAACATTATTGGCTATACTCGATCCGTGAAGATTGCTTACGACTTTTCCACAACAGCTGTTTTCATCAACTCGCTTTGGAATCCAGTCGTGTACTGCTGGCGAATACGAGAGATACGCCAAGCTGTGAAAAGTGTGCTAAGAAGACCACAGCAACATTACCAAACGGTCGAGGAAAGATCTTCTCACTGTGTAGTGCGAGACAGatttcacgaaaagtag